In Lolium perenne isolate Kyuss_39 chromosome 5, Kyuss_2.0, whole genome shotgun sequence, the sequence CACTTGGCTCAATACCACCAATCTCCATGTCCTTAAACATCTCCTCTGCCATCCCCACCTCCCCAGCACCGCAATACCCAGCAATCACGGTGTTGTATGTGGTGACGTCTGGCTGGATCCCTCCCTGAACCATCTCATCCCACAATCGTGTTGCATTATCCATCTCCCTACCATCACAGTAAGCAGCCATCCGAATGTTGTAGGTGCCCACATTGTGCTTGCAAGAATACCTATCCATTTCGTCCAGCGCGATGCTGAAATCTTCGCACTTGCCTTGGCGGTAGAAAGCGAGGAGGAGGGAGTTGAAGGTCTGGGCGGTTGGCTGGAGCGCGCGGCTGGTTCTTGTGCCCGGGAGTGTGTAGATTTGGTGGTACATCTCGAGGGCGGACTCGGCGGAGGGGAGGGAGCGGAAGAGGGCCGCGGCGGTGGCGGGGAGGGGGCAGGCGCCGGAGGCAAGGAGGCGGCGGGCGATGGAGGTGGCCGCGAGGGGGTCGCGGCGGGAGCGGAGgtaggcgaggaggaggaggtcgaagACGAAGGGCGCGGACGCGAAGCGGCGGTAGGTGGCGGCGAGGGCGTTGAATATCTGAGATGGGGAGTAGTGGCAGGTGGCGGAGGAGAGGACGGAGATGGCCGCGCGCCGGAGGcgcgaggcggcggcgacgtgggcGGCCGAGGCGGAGAGGATGAGCGGGGGAGGGGAGCGGgaggggaggaggcggcggagggaGAAGCTGTGGAAGCTGAGGGCTACGTgcggccggcggcggaggaggagaaggacggCGGAGACGGCGGACGCCGGGAGGGGATCCGGGAGCGGGAGGGAGGAGAGTTGCGACCACTTTGACTTGGAGCGGTGGGAGGTGAGCGCGGAAGCGGCGGCGGCCGCGTACGGGTGGGCGGCGTCGATGAAGTAGGGAGAGGAAGGGTCGGTCGTGGAATCTCCGCTGGAcggggcggcgccgccgccggcgtgcaTGGAGAAACCCTCACCGCGTGTTCAGAAGGTTGCAGTtgcagttgcgaacaatttcagtGGGCCGTTTGGATGTCTAAAAAGAATTGGGTCTGTGGAAACGGAAGCCCGACTCCAAAATCGAGCTGCATTGGAAATGATGTGCAATCGCAATTTGGAATTTTAGGTGGCATCTGAAATTGCTTGTCAGAATCTAGTGAACCTCCAAATGCCAATTCATGTTTTGCGTGTGCAGTATTGATGAACTGGTGCTTTTTCAAAGATAGAACATGAGAATACATGAATCCATAGATTACTTATACTTTTATAAGTATTGCTTGTACTTGGCTAGTAGAAATTATAAATCGTACTAGAATGGTTGCATTGCAAATAATTGACGGTTGTGGTATTTTGgcatcaaaaccctaatttaagtGCTATTTTGACACTTTGGTTTACTACCGTGCTTAGGCATTTTCTGGTTTTGACTAGTGGTATTTTGGTCATTCTCTCCATAAGAGAACGAAGGGTGTCCATTTGCGAACAATCTCAATGGGGCTTCATTTGAAAATAATTGGGCATGTGGAAATGGAGGCCCAATTCGAAAAACAGAGCTGCATTGGAAATGTTGTACGATTTCAAGTTGGGATTTTTGGTTGACACTTGAAATCGCTTGTCAAAATTTAGTGAACCTCTAAATTTCAACTCATGTTTATTGATGAATTAGTGCCGTTCAAAGTTAGAACACGAGGATACATGAATGCATAGATTtcttatactccctccatccataaaaggatgtcggaGATTTACCTAATTttcagatgtatctatacactaaggagtgtctaaataaataaaaatttAGACAAAATTGCGACATCCTTTTAAAGACATAGGTAGTACTTTATAAATATTGCATGTACTTGGCTAGTAGATAATGTAAATCATAGAATTGTAAATAATTATATATCAATCTAGGGTTTAAGATGAAGAGGGAGCGCCACCATGGAAGAGAGGAAAGGGAGGGGGTGTAGTTGGACAAGATGATGGAGGGAAGGGGGTTACATGAGTGGGAGGGGAAAGGGGTGTCATGGGAGAGCCTCAGGCGATGAAATGCAAAAGTGTGACATAATATAGGACAAATATATGGTTAAGGCATGGAACAAGAGAGTGGATGAAACGGATGAATTGCGTGGCCTCGGCATGGTTTATCCAGCGAACCTTGTGCTCCCTCAATCGCCTTATTATGTGTGTCGCGCGCTCGTAGTAAAAAATAAGCGCGAGGGATGGGGAGGGAATGGGTAAGTAACATGAGGATAGCGATTTTAGCCAAAACGGTAGGCGGGGCTCGAAATCAAGTACAGGTGGGCACAAGTGTTGGCCCGTGCCTCTTGGAGTTTAGTTAAGGTTCCCGCTCGTAATTTTCATGGAATggtgtgatacgtccattttgcatcactattttatatcataatttactgttattcattgatatatttcatatttagagatgatacttatgttatttcacctattttgcatgtttcatgattattggagaatcactcaccggagtcaggattctgctggaaaaagcaccgttagaatgcaatatttctggagatcaacaattgacggaaattacaccgaagatcttatttttccagaagaatgagccagccaaaaggaggagccgaggagggccgccatggcccccccccataggccggcgcgggccctgccctggccgcgccgccttgtggggaggggcccacagcccctctcggcctcctctctttcgcgtacttcatctacccgaaaacctaaggtgcggagaataatcgcgaggagacacagccgcctctacggggcggaaaacaccagagagaaaagagctctccagcaggctgaaatccgccggggaaattccctcccggagggggaaatcgacgccatcgtcatcatcatcgagctggacttcattgggatcatcatcaccatcatctccaccatcgacaccgccatctccaccgctgcacctcgtcaccgctgtaacatctagggttaaatcttgattgtctcataggggaaactctcccggtgttgattactccttgttattgatgctattgagtgaaaccattgaaccaaggtttatgttcagattgttattcatcatcatatcacctctgatcatgttccatatgatgtcccgtgagtagttcgtttagttcttgaggacatgggtgaagtctaaatgttagtagtgaactatgttgagtaatatttaatggtttgatatttaagttgtggtgttattcttctagtggtgtcatgtgaacgccgactacatgatacttcacctttatgggcctaggggaatgcatcttgtattcgtttgctaattgtggggttgccggagtgacagcaacctgaacccccattggtatattgatgcaggagggatagcaggatctcagagtttaaggctatggttagatttatcttaattactttcttgtatttgcggatgcttgcaaggggtataatcacaagtatgtattagccctaggaagggcgatgcattagcataggttcacccacacaacacttatcaaaacaatgaagattaatcaactatatgaagcgaaagcactagactaaattcccatgtgtcctcaagaacgtttggtcattataagtaaacaaaccggcttgtcctttgtgctaaaaaggattgggccactcgctgcaattattactctcgcattttacttacttgtattttatttatctgctatatcaaaacccccggaatacttgtctgtgagcatttacagtgaatccttcatcgaaactgcttgtcaacaccttctgctcctcgttgggttcgacactcttatttatcgaaagtactacgatacaccccctatacttgtgggtcatcaagactattttctggcgccgttgccgaggagtgaagcgctattggtaagtggaattggtaagggaaacttttactgtacgtgctgtttttatttctgcctgctgctataattcattatggagaggtcttctcttgaattcctatttggaaaatctactactactgcaaagttagtggatgaggcgccaggtgagaaagaggttccatacaaaatacctatgaaaattattgaacgtgttgtggataaccgctatgaaggggatggaactgtccatcctggagatcatttactgtttttacatgaattatgcgggttattcaagtgtgcaggtattgctatggatgaagttaggtagaaactattctctatatcgctgtctggtaaagcggcgcattggtataaattgctgaagaatggggattctcttgattggaaggatattgtgcctctattttattctaaattctatcctccaagtgaaattcacaaagaccagaaccgcatatataatttctggcctcatgatggagagagtattgcccaagcatgggggagattgaagtctttaatgctcaaatgccccattcatgagcttcctggtaatatcatcattgataatttctatgcaagactttcttttcaagataaaaccttgctggatactacttgctctggatcatttacacgcaacaaagaagagtttaaatgggaccttcttgatcggatccaagagaatactgaaggatggaagaacgacaaaggtagagagtcatgtataaattatgattatgaatgcattgaaacttttatggatactgataaatttcgtaatatgagtgctacttatggtcttgactctcaagttgttgcaaatttttataaagcttttgcctctcattttgaattgcctaggaagaactttaataagtatcatgaaccttataaagataaaattgattcacctataggtaaatgtgttgaaattaaaattgttgatcatattcttcctgaagcttatattgaaaaaactcattttcctgctaaaatgaaggagtattctgttataactagtgcggttaataaaagtgcaaagaaacctatagaacctgaagagcaaataaaggttgaacctgctattgcaatagttaaagatcttgtgactgaaaatgtagaagatggtcatatcattttctgtgaagatgcttctaatattgtttcgcatcctaataagtctaggaaagccagcgttcctatgctctctgttagaattggtgatcattgttattatggtttatgtgacattggtgcaagtattagtgccattccttatgagctttacactgaaatcatgcatgaaattggttcttgtgaacttgaagatattgatgtggttattcggctagctaatagagaaactatctctcctattggtattgttcgagatgtggaagttctatgtggtaagattaaatatcctgctgactttttggtacttggttctgctgctagtaagacttgtcctattatttttggtagaccttttctaaatacttgtggagctattatagattgcaagaaagagaaaattgtgactaaatttgctggtgaatcttatgagtttaatttctctaaatttgccaaaactccttataaagttgatttgcctaataatgattttagagttgaacagtgtgcatctattgctcttgctcctaataatcctttgcagcaacatttggaggatagtgagagtgaagtctttagggaagaaaggaatgagcttgatgaaattttccttcgtcaacctattcttaaacatgacttgccggttgaagatctaggtacaacaccaccaccaaaggaagatcctgtttttgatttgaaaccattacctgataatcttaagtatgctcatattgatgataagaaaatatatcatgttattattagttctaagttttcagaatttgaggaagaaaggttattggaaatattgaagaaacactgaggagctattggctatactcttgatgacttgaaggggatttctcccgctatttgccaacatgccatcaacatggaagatgatgcaaagcctgttgttgaacatcagcgtcgtctaattcctaagatgaaggatgtggtaaggaatgaggtattaaaacttcttgaagcaggtattatatatcctattgctgatagtagatgggttagtcctgtgcattgtgttcctaagaaaggaggaataaatgttgtgcctaatgataatgatgagctcatccctcaaagagtagttgtagggtatagaatgtgcattgattttcgaaaagttgatAAAGTTacaaagaaagatcattaccctttgccatttattgatcaaatgttagaaaggttgtctaaaaatactcattttttctttcttgatggttattctgggttttcacaaattgctgttagagctaaagatcaagagaaaaccactttcacttgtccctatggaacttatgcttataggcgtatgccttttggtttagggatttctattttcgtgcccctggttcgttagttgtactcagttttccccagtcccttagtttttcctcagttttcccctcctctagtttgaaacacgcacaagtgctggaacggccggtagccgtcaggtcagaggccttgaccgttagtctgaccgggtggggccgcacaggggcagctcctcccgacCGTCTCGTGGCCGACGGGCAGGGgtcgagacacgtcggagcagccatccatctatcactgacgtgtgggccgttttatttcatgattttatacgcggtgctgccaatgacaaatggggccgctctatagggctgccgcagccaatgaccagtggggtcgtatatttttcaggaaaacacatatattgccgctctgtggggctgccgcagccaatgaccagtggggtcgtctatttatttatagaaaatcatatattgccgctctgtggggcctccgcagccaatgaccgctggggttgtctatttatttagagaatataatatagagccgctctgtggggccgcctcagcccatggcaggtgactattttcgtagcttaatttaaagtgactcttatgctaaacattgtgcataatatatagaaaatagctagatctctaaatatatagaaaatagctagatctctaaaggggatggcaaatagcgggagaaatccttcactgtgagcacatcatcgccttcgtcgtcactttcatcgtcagtatcttcgtcgtctgagtagtagtacttcctgcacattgttccgtcgaacaccttcactgtgagcacatcatcgccttcatatttgaagtgtacgtagcagccgaaatccacaccgtgcgcgatggcgaaattctcccagcccttgtcgagatacatccggccttgtccgtcaaataggacctccacggtccagagacgaggaccgcagtcagctgctcgcagatacaccttagctggctcctggtcgtcaagatagtccgcaaacttttttgggagtgcctgcaaagagatcgagcgccgatcgtttgaaattaaaggttttttagaacatgcccataattaatcacatgcatcatatatgtgggaacgcatacgtaccttcttgaccaaagggtcttcatagatgacgatgaagaactcctctatgatcaatggcagtgttgacgacggtggtggtggcaatgatgatgatccaccaccccggccgccccttccccttccccttccccttccgttcgtccgagacgtggaagccatggcaatggatgatcaagtgtatgtgaacgaagaagagagaggcagaacctattgacacaagggatggccgttgtgggtgtttataagggagagatgaccgttgtaggggtttacacaataaattaaggaggaggtgaccgttgtgggggtttacaaaataatttaaggaggagatgaccgttgtgggggtatatatctcaacaaaaaagtaatgcggactatcttgacggatatggaacttcgtgatatagtttatcattttaccgtgaaaagtaatgcctaaaagaaatggtaattcgtgatagtttatcatttaccgtaatggctacaacaaatcgttgatggtttatcattttttgcgtgaaaagtaatggctacaagaaatgggtgatggtgtatcattttttgcgtgaaaagtaatggctacaaaaaaatcggtgatggtttatcgttttttgcgtgaaaagtaatgggtacacgaaatgggtgatggtgtatcattttttgcgtgaaaagtaatggctacaacaaaatcggtgatggtttattgttttttgcgtgaaaagtaatggctacaagaaatgggtgatggtgtatcattttttgcgtgaaaagtaatggctacaacaaaatcggtgatggtttatcgttttttgcgtgaaaagtaatgggtacacgaaatgggtgatggtgtatcatttttgtgcgtgaaaagtaatggctacaacaaatcggtgatggtttatcgtttttgcgtgaaaagtaatggctacaagaaataggtgatggtgtatcattttttgcgtgaaaagtaatggctacaacaaaatcggtgatgatttatcgttttttgcgtgaaaagtaatgggtacaagaaatgggtgatggtgtatcatttttttgcgtgaaaagtaatggcaacaacaaatcggtgatggtttatcattttttgcgtgaaaagtaatgcctaaaaagagtttataagttAGCTCgtaaaaaataatgcagaaaaccaaactttgcgtgaagctaaccgacgacagagagagagagagagagggtggtggccccgaccagagagagagataggggttatcctgcccgttagatcatacgatcaacggtcggcgggcacgatccgcgtgacatgggctagaccaatcagggcaatgttgggcgtctgtgagagtttgtgaagggagagggcaaaactgagtagtatcaagaaaccaagggcaagtgagtagtaaacagactaagggattcaaatatgagatttaaaaaatggaaaatgcgtgttttgtacaatgaaacccatcttggcctacctcaaactatttgcaatacaaatctacatgagtgtgaaaattatggcctcattcagacaaagtatgttttggggaaagctgttttgggtagggcttattatggaaaaccatgcaccttcatagctactaggtgatttgagaagtggcaatttgtggtgaaacttgatttatctaggatttatctatgatttgagaagtggcaatttgtggtaaagactccatgagtaaatgccactctttttcggaattttttgcacattaaataactcatttaactagttaatcccatttgttgac encodes:
- the LOC127299203 gene encoding uncharacterized protein, yielding MHAGGGAAPSSGDSTTDPSSPYFIDAAHPYAAAAASALTSHRSKSKWSQLSSLPLPDPLPASAVSAVLLLLRRRPHVALSFHSFSLRRLLPSRSPPPLILSASAAHVAAASRLRRAAISVLSSATCHYSPSQIFNALAATYRRFASAPFVFDLLLLAYLRSRRDPLAATSIARRLLASGACPLPATAAALFRSLPSAESALEMYHQIYTLPGTRTSRALQPTAQTFNSLLLAFYRQGKCEDFSIALDEMDRYSCKHNVGTYNIRMAAYCDGREMDNATRLWDEMVQGGIQPDVTTYNTVIAGYCGAGEVGMAEEMFKDMEIGGIEPSVTTFEWLVRGHCRTGDVDAAMLVCADLGRRGFAMAAEVVEEVVDTLCQKNRVEEGLRILRAEMRREDFTPSRGSYEALIRGFCEQGEVEVAMRLQAEMAGKGFKAGAEVYHAFVRAYQKTEDFEMVERLRKEMSVIGIEEEIGLPCMQ